Proteins found in one Drosophila busckii strain San Diego stock center, stock number 13000-0081.31 chromosome 2R, ASM1175060v1, whole genome shotgun sequence genomic segment:
- the LOC108596086 gene encoding tripeptidyl-peptidase 2 has translation MASDLSGIVESSFPTGALVPKAETGVLNFLQKYPNYDGRDVTIAIFDSGVDPRATGLETLCDGKTLKVIERFDCSGCGDVSMSKVKPDENGSFKGLSGRTLKLSAELLALNTDKERVVRVGLKSFNDLVPSKVRDNIVAQAKFKGWDKPHKTATANASRKIVEFEAQNPGEGSKLPWDKKIIKENLDYELEMLNSYEKLYNDIKTSYDCVLFPTAEGWLALIDTAEQGDLDKALRIGEYSKTHETKNVDDFLSISINVHDEGNVLEIVGMCSPHGTHVASIASGNHSSRDIDGVAPNAKIVSITIGDGRLGSMETGTALVRGMMKVMELCREGRQIDVINMSYGEHANWSNSGRIGELMNEIVNKYGVVWIASAGNHGPALSTVGTPPDISQPSLIGVGAYVSPQMMEAEYAMREKLPGNVYTWTSRDPCIDGGQGVTVCAPGGAITSVPQFTMSKSQLMNGTSMAAPHVAGAVALLISGLKQQGIAYSPYSIKRAISVTATKLGYVDPFAQGHGLLNVEKAFDHLLEHRQATDNMLRYSVRVGANQAKGIHLREGVQQKFVDYNVHIEPVYFNDKEAEPKDKCNFNVRLNLVPSQPWVQCGAFLDLCYGTRSIVVRIDPTSLQPGVHSAVVRAYDTSNVQKGVLFEIPVTVVQPHVLDNVQVTPVFEPASMRPDKSVEFQPNTIQRDFILVPHKATWAVLRMRLTDPNRGNDIGKFFLHTNQLLPKQSCRKLETMKIIGVNSEFEAITTFRVKANNILELCIAKYWSNHGQSHLQYSLVFHGVEAVNPNAYVMHAGRGIHKLEIDALVSEEIQPLLQLKNAAVVLKPTEAKISPLSATRDVIPDGRQIYQSVLVYNLNIAKAAEVALYAPLFNDILYEAEFESQMWMLFDVNKALLATGDAHSHTFFTKLEKGEYTVRLQVRHEKRELLEKIAEANMVASYKLANLISLDMHDSYNQCIVSGRKFTTSTVRGATKLLYIAPLTQERLNKANLPAHCAWLSGNLVFPKDEAGRRVALHQFTYVLNPAEKKPPSNGAANGASSSNASPVAAAAVSANGAKPKATGTPEPASTASSTAGGDGNTVQADAPANGTNVAPSSPQKGKASADDYAESLRDFQCTNIAKCELEQAEKIYNDVIAAHPKHFPAHLQLIQNIESTELKAQLPFAFVAAQQKKSGESDADKQKEELQKQRNALSRVMKLADNIICEVDKDALLSFYGLKNDTRSDAAKIKTNMDKQKNNLIEALSKKGIAMVKMCVLENTVDNADNLSGLNDVYTEVIKFVDAMDSKVIQLSIWHAYAHKHYGRMYKYVTKLIEEKRTREHFEEMAAINCAMGYDHTKTVIDRMTVTAFPSSFRLF, from the exons ATGGCAAGCGATTTGAGCGGCATTGTCGAGTCATCGTTTCCCACGGGAGCCCTG GTACCAAAAGCGGAGACTGGTGTGCTGAATTTCTTGCAAAAGTATCCCAACTACGATGGCCGGGATGTGACTATAGCTATTTTTGATTCCGGCGTAGATCCACGCGCTACGGGACTTGAG ACGCTTTGCGATGGCAAAACGCTTAAAGTTATTGAGCGTTTTGACTGCTCCGGCTGCGGTGATGTGAGTATGTCAAAGGTGAAGCCTGATGAGAATGGTAGCTTCAAGGGTTTGTCCGGACGCACGCTTAAGCTTAGCGCTGAGCTGTTGGCGCTTAACACAGACAAGGAGCGCGTTGTGCGTGTGGGTTTGAAGAGCTTCAATGATTTGGTGCCCTCCAAGGTGCGCGATAATATTGTGGCACAGGCCAAGTTCAAAGGCTGGGACAAGCCACACAAGACAGCAACGGCAAACGCCAGTCGTAAAATTGTAGAATTTGAAGCGCAGAATCCTGGTGAGGGATCTAAATTGCCCTGGGATAAGAAGATCATCAAGGAGAATCTGGATTACGAGCTGGAAATGCTCAACAGCTATGAGAAACTATACAATGACATAAAGACGTCCTACGACTGCGTCCTGTTTCCCACTGCCGAGGGGTGGCTAGCACTTATAGACACCGCAGAGCAGGGTGATCTTGATAAAGCGCTGCGCATTGGCGAGTACTCAAAGACGCATGAGACAAAGAATGTGGATGATTTTCTGTCTATTTCCATCAATGTGCATGATGAGGGCAATGTGCTCGAAATTGTGGGCATGTGCT CTCCTCATGGCACGCATGTGGCTTCTATCGCCAGCGGCAATCACAGCTCAAGAGATATTGACGGCGTTGCACCCAATGCTAAGATTGTCTCTATTACAATTGGCGATGGACGTCTGGGGTCTATGGAGACGGGCACTGCGCTGGTGCGCGGCATGATGAAGGTTATGGAGCTCTGCCGCGAGGGGCGTCAAATTGATGTCATTAACATGAGCTACGGCGAGCATGCCAATTGGTCTAATTCCGGTCGTATTGGCGAGCTGATGAATGAAATTGTCAACAAATACGGTGTAGTCTGGATTGCCTCAGCCGGCAATCATGGACCTGCGCTAAGCACTGTGGGCACACCGCCAGACATCAGCCAGCCCAGCTTGATAGGTGTGGGCGCGTATGTCTCGCCACAAATGATGGAGGCGGAGTATGCCATGCGTGAGAAGCTGCCCGGCAATGTATATACCTGGACCTCCAGAGATCCCTGCATAGACGGCGGTCAGGGAGTAACAGTATGTGCGCCAGGTGGCGCCATCACTTCTGTGCCACAGTTTACCATGAGCAAGTCGCAGCTAATGAATGGCACCAGTATGGCGGCACCACATGTAGCAGGAGCAGTGGCTCTACTCATTTCCGGGCTCAAACAACAAGGTATTGCGTATTCACCGTATAGTATTAAACGCGCTATTAGCGTTACTGCCACCAAGCTGGGCTATGTGGATCCCTTTGCTCAAGGACATGGACTGCTGAATGTTGAAAAGGCATTTGACCATCTGCTGGAGCATCGCCAGGCCACGGATAATATGCTGAG GTACTCGGTGCGCGTGGGCGCCAACCAAGCCAAGGGTATTCATCTTCGCGAAGGcgtgcagcaaaagtttgtggACTACAATGTGCATATCGAGCCTGTCTACTTTAATGACAAGGAAGCCGAACCCAAGGATAAATGCAACTTTAATGTGCGTTTAAATCTAGTTCCCTCCCAACCGTGGGTGCAATGCGGCGCCTTTTTGGATCTTTGCTACGGCACACGCTCCATTGTGGTGCGCATAGATCCCACAAGCCTGCAGCCAGGCGTACATAGTGCGGT CGTACGTGCCTATGATACGTCGAATGTGCAAAAGGGAGTGCTCTTTGAGATACCCGTGACTGTAGTGCAGCCGCATGTGCTGGACAATGTGCAAGTGACGCCAGTCTTTGAGCCGGCTTCAATGCGGCCCGACAAGAGCGTAGAGTTCCAACCCAATACCATACAAAGGGACTTTATACTGGTGCCGCATAAGGCTACATGGGCTG TGCTGCGCATGCGCCTTACCGATCCAAACCGCGGCAATGACATTGGCAAGTTCTTCCTGCATACCAATCAGCTGCTGCCCAAGCAATCTTGCCGTAAACTGGAAACCATGAAGATAATTGGCGTCAACTCGGAGTTCGAGGCTATAACCACATTTCGCGTAAAG gCCAATAATATATTGGAGCTGTGCATTGCCAAGTACTGGTCGAATCATGGCCAGAGCCACTTACAGTATAGCCTGGTGTTCCATGGCGTGGAAGCTGTTAATCCCAATGCCT ATGTCATGCACGCTGGACGTGGCATACACAAGCTGGAAATTGATGCGCTTGTCTCCGAGGAGATTCAAccattgctgcagcttaagaACGCCGCAGTAGTGCTCAAGCCCACAGAGGCCAAGATATCGCCATTGAGCGCTACACGCGATGTCATACCAGATGGACGTCAGATCTATCAGAGTGTGCTGGTGTATAATCTGAATATCGCGAAAGCAGCAGAAGTAGCGCTCTATGCTCCGCTATTCAATGATATTCTGTATGAGGCAGAGTTTGAATCCCAAATGTGGATGTTGTTCGATGTAAACAAAGCACTTTTGGCCACCGGCGATGCGCACTCGCATACGTTCTTTACCAAGCTGGAAAAAGGCGAGTATACGGTGCGACTGCAGGTGCGACACGAGAAGCGCGAGCTGCTTGAGAAGATTGCCGAGGCCAATATGGTTGCTTCCTATAAGCTGGCCAATTTGATCTCGCTGGATATGCATGACAGCTATAATCAGTGCATTGTGAGTGGGCGCAAGTTCACCACGTCCACGGTGCGTGGGGCCACCAAGCTGCTCTACATAGCGCCTTTAACACAGGAGCGTCTGAACAAGGCCAATCTTCCAGCGCACTGCGCATGGTTAAGCGGTAATCTGGTATTCCCCAAGGACGAGGCTGGCCGACGTGTGGCACTGCATCAGTTCACTTACGTGCTTAATCCTGCCGAAAAGAAACCGCCCTCAAATGGCGCAGCTAATGGTGCCAGCTCCAGCAATGCTAGCCCTGTAGCCGCTGCTGCCGTTAGCGCTAATGGAGCCAAGCCCAAGGCCACAGGCACACCAGAACCCGCAagcacagccagcagcacagcTGGCGGCGACGGCAACACAGTCCAAGCAGATGCGCCCGCTAATGGCACCAACGTAGCGCCAAGCTCGCCGCAAAAGGGCAAAGCCAGCGCGGATGACTATGCCGAAAGCTTGCGTGACTTCCAATGCACTAACATTGCCAAGTGTG AACTGGAGCAGGCTGAGAAGATCTATAACGATGTAATAGCCGCACATCCCAAGCATTTCCCAGCTCATTTGCAGCTCATACAGAATATTGAGTCCACAGAGCTAAAGGCACAGCTTCCATTCGCCTTTGTTGCTGCACAGCAAAAGAAATCCGGCGAGAGCGATGCTGACAAGCAGAAGGAGGAGCTGCAGAAGCAGCGCAATGCCTTGAGCCGCGTTATGAAACTCGCAGATAATATCATCTGTGAGGTTGATAAGGATGCGCTGCTGAGTTTCTATGGGCTCAAGAACGATACGCGCTCAGATGCAGCCAAGATCAAGAC TAACATGGATAAGCAGAAGAATAATCTCATTGAAGCGTTGAGCAAAAAGGGCATTGCCATGGTCAAGATGTGTGTGCTGGAAAACACTGTTGACAATGCCGATAATTTATCTGGGCTCAACGATGTTTACACGGAGGTTATCAAGTTTGTGGATGCCATGGATTCGAAAGTAATTCAGCTTTCCATTTGGCACGCCTATGCGCACAAACATTACGGCCGTATGTATA